In Paenibacillus protaetiae, the genomic stretch GCTGTAGTGGTTTTCGACAAACTGCCTGCCGAACCGGCCCATATCCGCCCATTCCTCCGCATGGCCGGCCATGTACAGAATCGTCCTGGCAATTTCCATGCTGTCCTTCTCCGGCACCAGATACCCCGACTGGCCGTCCGAGACTACCTCCGGAATGCCGCTGTGCAGCGTCGATATGACCGGCAGCCCCATCGATAACGCCTCCATCAGCACAACCGGAATTCCTTCCTGGTCGCCGTCCGATGCGGTAACGCTTGGCGCCAGCATAATATGGGATTGGTTCAGCACTTGAATGACTTCATGCTGCTCCTTGGACCCAAGCAGGAAAACATGGTCCTGCACCCCCAGATCGCTGACAACGCCTTGCAGGTAAGCTTTCAGCGGCCCGTCGCCGATAATGGCGTATTCGATGTGCGGATAATGCTTCAGCGCCTCCGCCACGCCGCGGATGCCGTATTCAACGCCTTTTTTCTCGACAAGGCGCGCCACGGTTACGAGACGGACTTTCTCTCCGGCCTCCAGCATTCTCGGAATATACGAAAATTTGCCGGTATCAATGCCCATCCGGTGGACAATCGTTTTGTCCGGATCGCATCCAAGGCGGATAAGCTTCGATTTCCAGTTTTCGCTGATCGGCATAAACAAGTCGCCTTTTTGAAAAAGCAGCTTGTACGCATCCGCTCCCTTCTGGTCCAAATAAGCCGACACGTCCCGCCCGTGAAATGTGGTGGCGATTTGCGCATTCGTGACCCCGGTTTCTTTCAATAACGCGCCGATTTTGCCGAGATCGCCGAAGTGGCAGTAGATGACATCGTACGTTTTGCCGCCCATTTTATCGGCAATAAAAAGAGCCCTGAGCGACAGGGCTTCTTTCCCGTACTTTACGGCGTTAAACAGTTTCGCAAGCCGGGGCTTGCGCATGACGATTGTGGCCGCCGCTGCCATGCACTGCGCCCTGGAGCCCGGCATATCGTCATAAATGCAGCGGTCCAGCAAATGATATTGCACCACTTCCTGATGCATCTTGCCGGTTTTGGCCGGCCGGCTGGCATAAATATCAACGCGATGGCCGCGGTCGAGCAGCCCTGTAATCTGATTCAAAATAAAAGTCTCCGACAGAGACGGAAATTGGCCGATAATAAACGCTATGTTTAGCTTCTTCAATGTAATTGCCTCCACTCTATCGTCCCGCTTAGCCCGGGCTGCCGCTTAGTTATACCGGCGGATCCAGTCATCCGGCACGTCGATCTCGCGAATGACCTTTGCCGGCGTCCCGCCGGCCAGCACACCGGGCGGAATGTCGCGCGTTACCGTGCTTCCGGCCGCCACCACCGAACCTTTGCCAATTGTGACGCCGGGCAAAATAACCGCCCCCCGCCCGATCCAGACATTGTCCGCAATGACAATCGCTTTGCCGCGCGACTCGTCATGCACGTCTACCGGATGGAAATTGGTATCAATCATGTTAACCATCGGGCCGATAATCGTGTTGCTGCCGATCGTAATCGACTTCGTACATCCGATATCGAGGCCGTAATTAAAAAAGACGTTGTCGCCAATCGTAAGCTTCGCTTGCTTCCCGACGGTAACGGAGGACGGAAACGGCTTCGCATGGAAGGCGACATTCCGGCCGATGACCAGCTTTCCTTTATTGCGCAAAGACAGCTTCCCCTGTATGCGGCATAATCGCCCTGCGGAGCTTGCCTTCACCGGAAAAACGACCGCCCCCTTCAGCACGGCGAACAGCTTACCGATAGGGATTTGACGGTACGGAATACTCATGTGCTTCACCTGCCGCTTCCTTCTTTGGCCCTTTCGGCAGCAGACGGCGGTAAGCCGCTTCAACCTGCCGGGCAATGGCCGCCATATCAAATTTTTTCATAACGTTCTGGTACCCCAGCTTGGATAAAACCTCAAGGTCTGCCGGGTTGTCATATATGCGGGCCAAAGCCTGCGACAGCTCGCCCACATCCCCGTCTTGCACAATAAGACCGCCGTCCGTGTGGCGGATAATTTCCGGCGCGCCGCCCGAATCCGATACGATAACCGGCGTCTGGACAAGCATCGACTCGATAATGACCCGCCCGAACGGCTCGTTCAGCGAGAAGTTGACCGTCACATCGCATTCTTTCATAACATCCAGCGGCTTGCTGCTGTAACCATGGAATAGAATGTGGTTCTCCAGCCCGTATTCCGCCGATTTCCAGATCAAGTCCTCGTAATAATGGTCCGAACCATCTACAGAGGCGTCTCCGACGATCCACAGCTTCCAGTCTTTCCGGCCTGAATCGGCCAATCGCTTGACCGCTTCAATGACGAGATCATATCTTTTCCATTCGACGATCCGGCCGAACATCCCGATAATGAGCTGCCCGTCCTCCATAAACCGCCTGCTTTTAGGCGCCAGCGCAAGCGAAGGGTCTACCCCGTTATAAATAACCGTTTTGTTGCGGCCTTGAATGGAGCTTGCCACGAACTCGGATATGCAAATCACCCGGTCGAAAAACCGCGGCAGCACTTCATTAAACATCCGTAGATGCGTATGATCGCGGTGATGCCACACGAGCTTCTTGCGGGTCAGCAGCTTTAACGGCGCGATGTACCAAGGCGCCCGCCAGCCATTGGCATGCACGATGGAAATATGGTTTTTCCGGACGAACGACCGGATCTTCATGACCGTCTCGAGATAACCGAAACCGTAACGCTGCTTGATGCTGTTCAGTTCTAACGGAAAATGCGTATATTCCGCACGGATTTCATGCAAATAATTGGCGTTTTTCGGGCTGAGCAGAAACACCCGAAACTGGGTTCTGTCGATGAAATTAATGAGGTGAATCAAACTTTGCTCGGCTCCGCCTTTTTTGTCCGCGTGCGTGACGAACATGACGTTTGTTCTTGTATCGCTTCTCATTAAAGCACCTGCTTTATCGGATAGGTTGGCTGCAGCGAGCCGATATAGCTGCTAAGCACATCTTTATGGTTATAATGCTTGCGGATAAACTGCTGCGACGCGTCCAGAAGCGACTTTGCCCGCTCCGGATTATCGAGAAGCGTTCGGATTCGGACATAAAACTCCTCCGGGCTGTCCCCGACCATAATATGCTCGTTATCCTTCAGGCCCGTTCCTTCGCAGCCGACCGAAGTGGATACGACCGGCAAGCCGTTCTGAATCGCTTCGATCGTCTTCAGCTTGACGCCGGCGCCGTGCTGCATCGGATTGACGAACAAATAACCGCTCTGATAAATATCATCCAGGTTTTGCGGCGTATCATGCACAACAACGTTCATCAGGTTGTACGGCTCCAGCCAGCTTAAGCTCATCTTGCGGGTGTTGCCCGCAATGATGAATTTATAATCCTGCTCCTTCAGCAGAAGCGGATGAATATACTTCAAGTACCATTCGATGCCTTCCCGGTTGTTCGGCATAAAAAGCGAGCCGATAAACACGACATGTTTGCCGGTAAAAGAACCTTTCCGAAAGTGTTTGGATACGGGCGGCGGCAAAAACTGGCTTGTGGCTGCCGGATGCTCCCGTCGGAATTTCTCGAATTCCTTGCTGGAAATAAACAAATACTTGTCCACTTTCTCCAGCATTTTTTTGCTCAGCTGCTCGAATTTGCGGCTTTCCATACGGTAGTACAGCTTATGGGCCGCTTTGCGGGTGCTTTGCGCCAGCGACTTAAAGTACACCGCTTCATCGTTATGTACACGCAGAATTGGAGTAGCGGAGCCGACGTTGGGATTGTCCAGAAGCGGATATACATAATCCCCTTCGAGGAGCACGTAATCGTAGTCCTTATCGACCTGTACGTTTCGAAGCTCCGTTCTGGACTGCACCTGCATCGGATCGGCATGCAGCAGATCGGTAATTTTGCTTTTTCTGCCGCACAGAAATACTTTTTCGGCATAACCTTTCACGACTTTCATGTCGGTCTCCGAAGGCATCTGCTTGCCGCATACGACCAAATGTATCGTATAGCCGAGTTCGGCAAGCACCTGAATCCGCCCCCATGTGTCCACTCTGCCGCCGTGGTCGGCCGGATAAGGGAAATCGCTGCAGGCTACAAGAATTTTCATTGGGCCACCTCCGGTTTTTGGGATGCCGGCTGCTCGCTGTCGGCTGGCCCGAGAAAAAAGCTGATAAACGCAAATAACAGCCATATTTCATATTTAATTTCAAGGGCGACAAACAGCAGCGTCAGCAAAATATTAATTAACGCCATAAATAAGATCGAATTGGACTTCACTTTCGCAATCAGGTTGCGGGCGATTAAATAGAAATAGGCGACGGAGAACAAGCCGCCGAACATAATCCACTGGAACAGCCCTGACTTCACGCCCAAATTTTTGTCCGAGTCGGAATAGGTCATCAGCTCGGACGTATTGATTTGGCTCATCCCGAACAGCTTGTAATACAGCTTGCCAAGCAAGTTGACCGCTATGTCCACGTTTTGCTGAAAAAATGTCAAATAAGCGCCCGTGCCGACGCCAAACGGCTGCTGAATGACCGTCGCAACGGCGATAATAATCGTGCCAAGGCGCGTCGACGACGAGGTGTAGTTCTCGATATCGTTGTTAAAAGAGCTGATCAGCCCGGCCGAAAAGTTGGCAATAAACAAATACATGGCTGCAATAACAGCCAGCAGCAGGAAAAAATTTTTTTTCTTCCGGAAATCCAGAAATTTAACCATCGTCACGACCATCGTCAGCATGCTGACGATCATAAAGCCCTTCGAGCCCGTATTCATCAAATAAAACAGGAAAAAAAACGCCCCGTACGCATACGAAAGCAGCTTTGCGGCACCTTTCAGCTGGCTGCTCAAAAAAATGAGGATGGCCGTATAAACGACCACAATCGAGCCGGTGGTGCTGCTTTCCGAAGTAAGCAGCCGGACCCGCCAGTACGGATTGCTGCCGGAATGCAAAAAAGGGAATGCGTTAGGCATCGTAGCCAGCTCAACGCTCATAATGAGGAGGAGCACCGTCACGACCAATAGAAAGCAGCCATACAGCGCCTTGTAGCTTCTGAATTTGGAAAACAGGAGCGACATATGGCGGATGTACAGCAAGATGACGACAAAATAGATCAGCACTTTGACCGCTTTTCCAAGCAGATTTTCGGAACCGAAGCTGTAGGTCCCCTTTAAAAATTCAGCAAAAATATAAATCAGGCTTATGACCCACAAGTAACAGATAAAAGCCGCCAAATACTTTTGAAACGGTGTTCCAAGCACCACTCGTTTATGTTTAGCCAGCATCGCAGCTTCGCAAAACAAAAAAACCGGTAGCATCAGAATGATCGGGGATCTGCCGATTTCACCAATGGCGTTAGCCAGGGGAAAGTCCTGATAAACGGTGAGCAGCAGCATGAAGCACAAATAGGCGGAAAGCAGCAGCTTGCTCAGCCCTCCGCGCCCCGTCCCCTCCTCCGCCGGCCGGCTTGTCAACATTCGTAAATTCATTCGTTAGCTCCAATCGGTTAAGCGTTAACCATATGTTTTTACAGCAGCGGCAAAGCTTTCTTTCTCGCCGCGGAGCGCTCTGTCGTAGATCCGCTCGATCTGCTGATTCATTTTGACGGAGTGGAATTTGCGGTAAAAGATTTGTTCCCCCGCTTCTCCCATCCGGGCCAGCTCCTTCTTATCCAGCGAACGGATCAAACGGGCAAGCTGCTCCGGCTGATCAAAGTCAAATAAATAACCGTTAACGCCATGCTGGATAATTTCCGGCAGCGCACCCCGCCGGCTGGCAATAACCGGCTTCCCTCCGCGCAGCGCTTCGATCGCCACAATGCCGAAGCCTTCCCAGCGCGACGGAACGACTACAGCGTCGCAAGCTTGGACATAACGGCCGATTTCCGCATTGTTCACCCAGCCGATCTTCGTTACCTGATCCGGAAGCTGGACCGGCTCCGCTGATTCCTTCAGCACCGTGTCCCCGACCAAATACAGATGAACATTCGGGAACCGGTTCGTGCGGAACACATCAAGCAGCAGCTCAAATCCTTTTTGCCGGTCGAAACGGCCGATAAACAGCAGGTTAATCCGGCCTTCCGGCACTTCAAACGGCTCCGCCCCGGCGGCCGGGCTGTCCGATACGCCGTTGTACACGACAACCGATTTGCCGGATGGCAATCCGTACCGGGTCGCCATCTGAAATTCATAATCCGAAATATGGATGATGTAGTCGGTACGGCGCGCCAGCAGTTTCTCGGCCGCAGCGTAAATCCGTTTCTTCCACGGCTTCGTGTCCATCAGAAACGCCCAGCCGTGGGAGCAATAAATAACCGGCGGGCGCTGCCGCCGCATAAAAAACAACGTTCGCAGGAAAAACCCTGCGAACGTCCCGTGAACATGAATAATATCCGGCTGCAGCTCCTTCACTTTCCGGCCGATGGCGCGCATGGCGCGGAGCATGCCAAGCGGCTTCCGCTCGTACGGATACAGAACAAGCCGCTCCGGGCTGATCTTCAGCGCATCCCGGCTGGAGTTCAGCTCGGAAGCCATCAAATAGACGTCATGCTTGTCCGCCTGGAACTGCAGCACTTCATTCAGGTGGGTTTCCACCCCGCCTTTCGTAAACTCCGTAATATGAAGGACTTTGGCCATTTCCGTTCGCTCCTATCGATCCGGTTAATACGCGTCTTTGGAGCCAACCATCGCTTTAACCGTTTTTAGCAAAATTTTCATATCCTTCATGAGGCACCGCTCCCGGATATATTGCAGATCCAGCTCCACCATTTGGCTGAACGACAGGCTGTTGCGCCCGCTGACCTGCCACAGGCCGGTACAGCCCGGCGTAACGGCAAGGCGCTGCATATCATATTCGGTATATTCCGCCACTTCCCGCTCCACAGGCGGCCTTGGGCCAACGAGCGACATGTCGCCGCGCAGCACGTTAAACAGCTGCGGCAGCTCGTCGATGCTCGTTTTGCGGATGATTTTGCCGATTCTCGTAATGCGCGGGTCGTTTTTCATTTTAAACATCGCACCGCTGATTTCGTTCTGAGCGAGCAGCTCTTTCAGCTTCTCCTCCGCGTTAGCCACCATCGAACGGAATTTATACATCCGGAACCGGACGCCGTCTTTGCCTACGCGGGTTTGGTAAAAAAA encodes the following:
- a CDS encoding glycosyltransferase; this translates as MKKLNIAFIIGQFPSLSETFILNQITGLLDRGHRVDIYASRPAKTGKMHQEVVQYHLLDRCIYDDMPGSRAQCMAAAATIVMRKPRLAKLFNAVKYGKEALSLRALFIADKMGGKTYDVIYCHFGDLGKIGALLKETGVTNAQIATTFHGRDVSAYLDQKGADAYKLLFQKGDLFMPISENWKSKLIRLGCDPDKTIVHRMGIDTGKFSYIPRMLEAGEKVRLVTVARLVEKKGVEYGIRGVAEALKHYPHIEYAIIGDGPLKAYLQGVVSDLGVQDHVFLLGSKEQHEVIQVLNQSHIMLAPSVTASDGDQEGIPVVLMEALSMGLPVISTLHSGIPEVVSDGQSGYLVPEKDSMEIARTILYMAGHAEEWADMGRFGRQFVENHYSIDGLNDRLVQLFQAASSQEAFWGKEAYDVEYSHH
- a CDS encoding DapH/DapD/GlmU-related protein, yielding MSIPYRQIPIGKLFAVLKGAVVFPVKASSAGRLCRIQGKLSLRNKGKLVIGRNVAFHAKPFPSSVTVGKQAKLTIGDNVFFNYGLDIGCTKSITIGSNTIIGPMVNMIDTNFHPVDVHDESRGKAIVIADNVWIGRGAVILPGVTIGKGSVVAAGSTVTRDIPPGVLAGGTPAKVIREIDVPDDWIRRYN
- a CDS encoding glycosyltransferase, producing MRSDTRTNVMFVTHADKKGGAEQSLIHLINFIDRTQFRVFLLSPKNANYLHEIRAEYTHFPLELNSIKQRYGFGYLETVMKIRSFVRKNHISIVHANGWRAPWYIAPLKLLTRKKLVWHHRDHTHLRMFNEVLPRFFDRVICISEFVASSIQGRNKTVIYNGVDPSLALAPKSRRFMEDGQLIIGMFGRIVEWKRYDLVIEAVKRLADSGRKDWKLWIVGDASVDGSDHYYEDLIWKSAEYGLENHILFHGYSSKPLDVMKECDVTVNFSLNEPFGRVIIESMLVQTPVIVSDSGGAPEIIRHTDGGLIVQDGDVGELSQALARIYDNPADLEVLSKLGYQNVMKKFDMAAIARQVEAAYRRLLPKGPKKEAAGEAHEYSVPSNPYR
- a CDS encoding glycosyltransferase family 4 protein, yielding MKILVACSDFPYPADHGGRVDTWGRIQVLAELGYTIHLVVCGKQMPSETDMKVVKGYAEKVFLCGRKSKITDLLHADPMQVQSRTELRNVQVDKDYDYVLLEGDYVYPLLDNPNVGSATPILRVHNDEAVYFKSLAQSTRKAAHKLYYRMESRKFEQLSKKMLEKVDKYLFISSKEFEKFRREHPAATSQFLPPPVSKHFRKGSFTGKHVVFIGSLFMPNNREGIEWYLKYIHPLLLKEQDYKFIIAGNTRKMSLSWLEPYNLMNVVVHDTPQNLDDIYQSGYLFVNPMQHGAGVKLKTIEAIQNGLPVVSTSVGCEGTGLKDNEHIMVGDSPEEFYVRIRTLLDNPERAKSLLDASQQFIRKHYNHKDVLSSYIGSLQPTYPIKQVL
- a CDS encoding glycosyltransferase; its protein translation is MAKVLHITEFTKGGVETHLNEVLQFQADKHDVYLMASELNSSRDALKISPERLVLYPYERKPLGMLRAMRAIGRKVKELQPDIIHVHGTFAGFFLRTLFFMRRQRPPVIYCSHGWAFLMDTKPWKKRIYAAAEKLLARRTDYIIHISDYEFQMATRYGLPSGKSVVVYNGVSDSPAAGAEPFEVPEGRINLLFIGRFDRQKGFELLLDVFRTNRFPNVHLYLVGDTVLKESAEPVQLPDQVTKIGWVNNAEIGRYVQACDAVVVPSRWEGFGIVAIEALRGGKPVIASRRGALPEIIQHGVNGYLFDFDQPEQLARLIRSLDKKELARMGEAGEQIFYRKFHSVKMNQQIERIYDRALRGEKESFAAAVKTYG
- a CDS encoding sugar transferase yields the protein MQTPLREDTAIHVGDYYAHARQDNAGSLYPVLKRAVDIAGAAAGIILLSPLFIIVALLIKLEDPKGSVFFYQTRVGKDGVRFRMYKFRSMVANAEEKLKELLAQNEISGAMFKMKNDPRITRIGKIIRKTSIDELPQLFNVLRGDMSLVGPRPPVEREVAEYTEYDMQRLAVTPGCTGLWQVSGRNSLSFSQMVELDLQYIRERCLMKDMKILLKTVKAMVGSKDAY